Proteins from a single region of Eremothecium gossypii ATCC 10895 chromosome VI, complete sequence:
- a CDS encoding SHNi-TPR domain-containing protein (Syntenic homolog of Saccharomyces cerevisiae YLL022C (HIF1)), which produces MADDGEIQGLLAQAAKAYASENFEAAAELYAAVNEAAEAAGHVEPDFLFLYGRALWRAAAAAGDVLGGAEDEEQSDLEAAWEVLELARTLYEEALSASGDAVVQQKLAETYDVLGEVSLEAENFGQAAEDLRSCLALRERSGAAERLLVEAHYKLALALEYVPGGAAECCAQLQRCVDMLGARVAAGTGAPDDGELLAELQQKLADVAAQPPAAEVAPDALAGLREQLASAAVNDLTSRVRRRGGAPDGGQ; this is translated from the coding sequence ggcgaAGGCGTACGCGAGCGAGAACTTcgaggcggcggccgaGCTGTATGCCGCGGTGAACGAGGCAGCGGAGGCGGCGGGGCACGTGGAGCCCGACTTCCTCTTCCTGTACGGGCGCGCTCTGtggcgggcggcggcggcagccggcgacgtgctgggcggcgcggaggacgaggagcaGTCGGACCTGGAGGCGGCGTGGGAGGTGttggagctggcgcgcaCGCTGTACGAGGAGGCCCTGAGCGCGTCGGGGGACGCGGTGGTGCAGCAGAAGCTGGCGGAGACGTACGACGTGCTCGGGGAGGTGTCACTGGAAGCGGAGAACTTCGGGCAGGCAGCAGAGGATCTGCGGTCGTGcctggcgctgcgcgagcggagcggggcggcggagcGGCTGCTTGTGGAGGCGCACTACAAGCTGGCGCTCGCGCTGGAGTACGTGCCGGGCGGGGCGGCGGAGTgctgcgcgcagctgcagcggtGCGTGGATATGCTCGGCGCGCGCGTGGCGGCGGGCACGGGCGCGCCGGACGACggcgagctgctggcggagctgcagcagaaACTGGCGGACGTGGCAGCGCAGCCGCCGGCAGCGGAGGTGGCGCCGGACGCGCTGGCCGGCTtgcgcgagcagctggcgagcgcggcggtCAACGACCTGACCTCGCGCGtgcggcgccgcggtgGCGCGCCGGACGGTGGTCAATAG
- the POM33 gene encoding nucleoporin POM33 (Syntenic homolog of Saccharomyces cerevisiae YLL023C (POM33)): protein MLRERLAASRRIFRQTPVVYFSHPTQGANQYHMTSEARRNRSGASHTSAGEVGGPLQRFAGLVKTLQFAWFAGHVVVLLTASMYLLGVRGSSDFHQVVYSLLYLGVLESFGIIVYQQHFNLAGKQGRGRSLQEFVHDENFLYCMLAAMWLLTPRFAATVPPFAIFSSFHALTYLKGVLLPVVFRAEENNSYMRLISGFLRDNHDKSLSWSCNSELACFLVVFLRALACRRRSWIVLALYSLFIKARYEKSANMRAVVRKWEVRADGVVSHPRIPAQLKRAYAKSKMQINRLGSFSVFAPFQKPSVAAGKKPMGSPASKHE, encoded by the coding sequence ATGCTCCGCGAACGGCTGGCGGCTTCGCGCAGGATTTTTAGACAAACCCCTGTTGTTTACTTCTCCCACCCTACACAGGGTGCGAACCAATACCATATGACCTCGGAAGCAAGACGCAACAGGAGTGGTGCCAGCCACACGAGCGCTGGCGAAGTGGGCGGGCCATTGCAGCGGTTTGCCGGCCTAGTAAAGACGCTGCAGTTTGCATGGTTTGCGGGGCACGTCGTGGTCCTGCTCACGGCCTCCATGTATCTGCTGGGCGTGCGGGGCTCGTCGGACTTCCACCAGGTGGTCTACTCGTTGCTGTACCTCGGCGTACTGGAGTCCTTTGGGATCATAGTATACCAGCAGCACTTCAACCTTGCGGGTAAGCAGGGGCGGGGCCGCAGCCTCCAGGAGTTCGTACATGACGAGAACTTTCTCTACTGCATGCTGGCGGCTATGTGGCTGCTGACGCCGCGCTTTGCTGCGACAGTGCCGCCGTTCGCGATCTTCAGCTCTTTCCACGCATTAACCTACCTCAAGGGGGTGTTGCTGCCGGTGGTTTTCCGCGCCGAGGAGAACAACAGCTACATGCGGCTCATCTCGGGCTTTTTGCGCGACAACCATGACAAGTCGCTCAGCTGGTCGTGCAACAGCGAGCTCGCATGTTTCTTGGTGGTATTCCTGCGCGCCCTTGCTTGTCGCCGCCGCTCGTGGATTGTGCTGGCTCTCTACTCGCTTTTCATCAAGGCGCGCTACGAAAAATCGGCCAACATGCGTGCGGTGGTACGGAAGTGGGAGGTGCGTGCGGACGGCGTAGTTTCGCATCCACGCATTCCCGCTCAGTTGAAACGGGCCTACGCCAAGTCCAAGATGCAGATCAACCGCCTCGGTTCATTCTCTGTTTTCGCTCCTTTCCAGAAACCGTCGGTGGCCGCTGGAAAGAAGCCTATGGGCTCTCCCGCCTCGAAGCACGAGTGA